From Vigna radiata var. radiata cultivar VC1973A unplaced genomic scaffold, Vradiata_ver6 scaffold_83, whole genome shotgun sequence:
GTCACTTAGCGCGTCTTGCAACACTTGCTAGCTTCAACCTGCAATATAAATGCAGAGATTTTCCGGCTAGGgcaaaagtttttattaaatttgctgTGATTACATGATAGCAGACAGTGTTGTTGTGGTTGTGACCACTAGCAACAGAGTGGACATGTACATTATGGTTATGGTATAAGGACATCCAATTTGACAGATGCCACCATAGTTCGGTACATATTGACTGGGACAACTTAGAAATCACAAGATCCAATTCTCAGATTCTGAAGGTTGAATAGATGCACAATAATGGTAAACTTTAATCGTGGAACAAGTAGATGACTAATGTTACGAGTTTTACATGAAATGGATTTTCAGCATAAATCAAAATCTTAAGCGGCAGACAGGCCACATGCAGATGAAAATAAGTAATGATGATTGTAAACATAAGTTGCTCTCACTCTCCGAGATCTTATTTACTCAGTGTATATAGATGTATAACAAATCAGGAGGGGTTTGCATTAATTAAGGTAGGTTCGTAGAGTAATGGAGGGACGTGTatggagaaaaatatgttaaacttcaaaggATGAGTATAATGCCGTGGAAATTGTGCTTACTAAGtcaccaaaaaaatattaagcttattattcatatttttacatttttgccATCGGGATAATTCTGTTACATATAGCATAGTTGAACTGATTTCCCCATCTTCCAACTTGAGTGATAAGCTTCTTCATAAAGAAAGGGCGAGAGGCCAGATAAAAATGACATCtaatatcattttcatattgTTATTGTTACACAGTTAATACTTTTCAAAAGTTAAAGACTATATCTACCAGAGGGAGGACCTACACTACAACACTGTATGAGAAGCTGACAAAACTGCTAACACGGTGATATTTCTGAATTCTGAACCTAACCCAGTTTTTGTGATATTTCTGAAGCATGTCCAAACCTTAAATGAAAACTAATCACCGAGTATTGCATCATCTTTACTACTACTGTTCCTCAtcctaaacaaaattcaaatcttCGATGAAAAAATGTAAACAAGGTGGGTTGATCACCTGTAAGTGTACACGAGGCAGGGCATAAACGAGGGGCATTCTCGAGAAACAAGATTCAGAGGAAGAGCAAAAAGTAATCTGCTTTTGAAGTGTGGGGTGCAAAAAATAACCCGTTGAATGAAAATAGGTGGGTTTTACATAAAAGTTTTCCCCACTCATTCCCCGCCTGGCTGCCTTGATATGCGAGGGAAGATAAACCTCCTCCTCTTTAGGTTAATGATTCCACCTGACCACTGATCTGGCAATAGAATCAAAGCCCCCTgtcaaaaaaatcataaaattcagATACCATAAAAAAGGAGTCCACTTGAAGTATACTAAGAACCACcactaaaagttttaaataaacaaGGCACTTCCTGAACAGGGAAATTTCAAGTAAATAGTGAAAACATGTTATGGATAAATAATAGGATTAAAAGATTAGGCACTGGGATACAAACCATCCTAAAACTAATATAACTAATTCAATGTGGCAAGCCGCAACACACATCTATTATTCTCCTAAAAAGTGATAGCTGAGACACAAAATTACAACCTTCGGAACTTGGGTGAAGCAGGTTGATCAGGTGACGATTGTTGGGCAGTGCCACCATTAAACCTTTGCTCCTCAAAAGCTCCACCAGATTGGCTTCCCTCATTGATCAGCGATACTTCATTGACACCAGGGAAACCCATAGGTCCTAGAGTTCCAAATTCGAGCTGTTCTGCTGGTGTGCCGTAGCCAGCATTATGATCGTATGAATACCACATTACAACAGGTGGAATTGTTGGTCCATTTGATGATATCCCACTGGGGCGCAAGCCCGGTAGAGAGTACATTCCATAAGCCAAATTGGATAGACTGTTCTGCGAGGTATTTAACTGGACAGGACCACTCTGGTGTGAAACAAAAGAATCAGGTCTATGTGAACCCCACGATCTTTCAGAATGGCTCTCACCTGTTGGCAACTTTTCCGGCCTTGAGCTTGATCTCTCAGCTTGACTGCGGTAATGGTTACGCCCACTTGTTCTCAACTTTGAGTTAACATTCCAATTCCCTTCTCTCTCACCATGCTGATCACTTCTGTCATAGTTGTTATTACCCCTTCTGGTGCTTGTAGAATGTCTATCCCGAACAGAAACCTTCTGAAATAAATTAGGAAAGAAGGTAAAATAAGCAGTCCTAGAAGCAGATTAACCTTAGGCATAGCAATAGAATCATCACTTTATCGAAGAAGACAGACATATTGTCACACttgtaagttttattttagtaagaAAACAAATTACAGTATACACCATAAAGTACCAAGTTGGATAAGAAAATAATCTTACAGGATTTGGCAGGTAGGTTCCTGTCCCACTTCGATGCCGTGGTATGTCATCTATGAATCGTTGGTAAATATTGGCTGGTCTGTTGGAAACTGAATGGAGAGGTGCAACAGGCACTAGATGTGGCCCATAGTTCATAAGCTGAGTGAAAAGATTCACATTAGCTGACTGTGGTCTTCCAGGACCATCCCAGGGAAAACGACTCTGCAAATAAACAGGAGGTACCACAACAGATGAAGGATAGTTAATAGAATCAGGTTGGCGTGAATTTTGACAAATTCGCCCATACTGCAAATTTTTCCAATGGCTAACAAAGTCACCATTAAGAATGTCAAGCGTGGGCTCTACTGTGTCAATAGCAGCTCTTCCCATAGAATTGGAAGAGCTCAACACCTCAGGCAGATCATGCACCTCAGATGAATCAAAACTCTGACCACGGTCATTGTTATCTGCATCTTCCACATGGAAATTGCTTGTTGGTGTGTGAGAGGATTGAGTAGTGGGAAAATTATATAATGGAAGCATGGTAACAAATGGTACTGGTGGCCCTGTGGGATAGAACGCCAATGGAACAACCCCAGAATTATCCCCTGTTCTTTGGCGAGAACCATGACTTATAAGCACTGGAGCCATGGGTAACACAGAATCTGATCCACTTGTTCGAACCACTTCAGAACCGGACACCGGTTGCCTTGGAACATGCACAGGGGCAACAGCGAGCAGCCCAGTGCTTCTATCTGACATATCAGATGCTGTAGTTGACAGAGGTGCCCGTTGTCTGTTTTCATCATCCACAAGATTAGAGGAAATATCTGAGACATTCTTGCCCTTACCATAAGCAGCTGATGGCAGTGAGGAAGTATTTTTCTTCCCTCTTTTTTCCCTAGTTGATTTTGAAGATTTGGCAGACGGTCCCTCCCAAGAGCTTTCTGAAGACGTCTTACTCCTGAATGAGCTTGAGGATGGTTCACTGGGCAACCAAGAATTTGCAATCCTTTCATCAAAATATGGACCATTTCCTCGGCCATCTTGATATTTAGGACTATCAATGTGCTCTTCTCTTATAGAAACTCGATTTTCTTTAGTAAATGTTGGCTGTGTGGCAGAATTACTAGAGCTGCCAACATGAGATGATGGTATAAAGTTATAACCACCAGAACTTGACTGTCGCTTATCATCTGGAACCATTTCAAAATTACCATTATCAACGTCAATCCCCCTAGCACCAGCCCTTTCTTGCTCATGCCAGAAATCTTTATCAGCTTCTGCTGGACTCATTTCAACAGAATTGAAATTCTCATTACCAGTTTCGCTTAAATCTTCAGGATTTGAGGTCAATCCTATGCCAGGAAAATATGGAGTCCAGGGGGAAGGGACTAAACCTTGGGGAAATTGCACATTATTACCCCAATTGAAGGACTCAATTAAGGGAATGTTACCCATGTTCCTATGAGCATATCCCATTGATGCAAGAATGGAAGGGGAAAGTGGAAGTGGTATGTGACCTGGAGCTAAATTCACTGGTATTTGATTCTGACCACTGAAACCTTCAGTTGCGGTTGATGTCATCATGTTCAAAAGGTCCTGCTCCTCCTGATGCATCATATGTGTTCCACCTACTCCAGAAACAGAAGCAAACTCTTCACCCACAATGCCGTGGCCAGATTCATTATCATAACTATTTGAGCCATTGTTTGAATCAGCACTGCTGTCAAGAACCTGATGTGATATTATTTTCCTACCAGATGAATCATCAATTCTAACAGCATAACTAGCAGGCATGTCAGAACCAAGATGCTTCCTGTGACTATTCTCCAACGTTGCAGAGGATGCTGGTCCTTTCCCACTTTCTGGGGCTTTTGCATGTCTTCCTTGCCTAGGAATTTCACCATAAGAGTCTGTCAACTCAGGACTAGAACATGTTCTTGCAAATAAAAGTCTTCCTGGGACATCATTGAATGCGTTACTTGGTTTAGCATTTCTCTGTCCTTTATCAACCCGAGCACCTTGATTGCAGTTAGCTTCCCTTTTGACCTGATCAAAATTCCTTGCATTATTTTGGTTAGCTTTAGAATCACCACTACTCTTAGATAAACTTTTAGAGGACAGTATACTGTGTTGAGATAGAACACTCTGTGAAGCATGCACCCCTTTAACTTGAAATTCATGATTACAGGTATTCTcagttttattgttatttttctggAGATTGTCAGACCCGTGTGATTGGTCATGACTAGATGATGTCAAACGCCATAAGTCATGGCTCAAAGCATCAGGTCGCTGCCCAGTTCCATGTCTGACCCAAGTGTTCATAAAGAATTGATTAACTTCTAAAAACAAATCCTCCTTCGGGCAATCAAGCAATCTAGCAAGCCTTTTGGCCCCAAATGCAAAAGCACTGCGAATTCTAAAGAAATTTCCTGGTTCATGCAGATCATAAATGCAAGTATTAGCCATAATCAAATCAGACAGATGGTTCGCGGAATCTATAAactaataatatcaataaaataactattCTAGCTATATATTACACAGCATGCGTAACTTTTGCATAATTTTAATCATGCATTATAATGAGATAAATACAGAGTAGTTcaataattaagagaaaaatactTAAGTGTTAAATGAGCAAGCATGCTGATTCAAAGAGGGGAACAATAGCTTCAATGTATCCTAACTGATTCCTCCAaccatataatatatacatgcTCCCAGTAACAGAATCAGGCCCATATATAAGCAAACTTAAAGAGTTATCATACGAGAAAGTTATACACTTTGAAAAATGAACTGTATCCAAAATTTCAGCCTAACAAACCTTTGCTGACACTACGCCCAAGGTTATTGTTGACACGCAAAGGATCAATAACATTGAAATGCTTGGATGTAAATGGTTGCCCCTGATTTTCTTGGCCAGCAGGGAAAACAGCATAAACTGAACTGCAGGCATCAAGAAATAACTTGCTGAGCAATAAATCTCCACCATCTTTCCGAGGAGGTTCAGCTGTGGAAAATGTTGATGAGGGGAACGAAGAACTCGATAAGCAATGGAGCTATATCATTGTTAAAAAACTAATCAGATTGCAACTACCTGTCACATCTGGAAGTGAACCGATGGGTACAGGACCCCATAGACTTACACAGAAATTGTCCCAATCAAACTTACTAAAGAACTCCAAAAACCTATACAGCACCTACAAAAGCAAGGACACCAAGTCAACTCAACAACCAAAAGGACACATAAAATAACACCATATATAAATTGCTACCTCAAGAGGTCCAGCAAAGGAATTGTTGAAAACATGAAATATGTAAAGAACCAAAGTTTCTAATGCGTAAGTTGAGATAAGTCCATGGTGGGCACCAAGTATACGACTCTCGTAGTAACACCAGGCTTTTATAAGTATAATGCTACGCTTGAATAAATGGTTTTGGTTAATCAAATTATCAACCTACAGcagaaaaaacattaaactccaataaatacattaaaactACAATAAATACATTCAAAGATGTggataaaattagaattatagGATAGTAGAATTCACCAAAATACCTCCTCAAGAAAACAAAGGGTGCACAATCCTCCAAGTTGGTTAAATGAAATGTCCACCACAATATTCTCAACAAGACACTTTATAATCTTCACCTACAAAAATGAAGACATGAAATGCAAGTAAATACAAATTCTACAATCCAGTAGTTGGCCAAACCAACATAAAATCTTATACCAACTTAAATTAAAGCCAGGCAAATCAAAAgaactataaaacaaaaaaattatagctcacattttgaatttcattaatAAGAAACACATGGTAACCACATCACAACCAAAAACTCTGAAGTTCAATATTAATTTTGGCAACTCGTAATCAAGTAACAGGTTTTTCTGGCCAGGAACAGTTTACCTAGTAAAGTCACTTAACTCGATATTGGTTACGAACTCAAATGTTCACACCCTGTGTCTCATAATAAACCCTAAAAGTGTTTCAACAATCAACCTCCAGACAGAGCCACTAAAAGTCTCACgatatacataataaaatctcgtatcttttatttcatctatctataatttataaattagcgGCCACACAGATAAACAGTTCTAAAAATGCTGTGTTACATAAGAGAACCTACTTCCGCCTGGATGTACTGAACCTCTTTGACATGAAACTCTGCATTTTCATCCTTTTCCTCATTCTGGAGCATGTCATGAACCTGGTGTGCCCACGCATCCTTCAGATTTTGGTTCTTGCTGAATGCTGTCAGATCAATATCTCCATCAGGTAAATAAGTTTTGAGGGGTACTGACCCAAAGGTGAACACCTGTAATCATGAAAAATCATGCTTGGTGCTAGCAACCTTTAATACTTTAAACATCATTCGACAATGCAGCTAAAATAGTGGCATACATAATCAGAAGTTCTTGACCAAACAAACATTTATAGTTTGGAAAGTTGGCAGAACTTATTACTTTGCAGACATGAAATGATTTAAGACCCACCTGGCAAGGGAAGCACTTCATGATCAGCCGCTGCACATAATCTGCAACTGCATGGCGGCGCTCCTCGGAGGGCGGATTCGGCTGGATGCAGGCAATTAGCTCTGCAGTCCTTTCCTCAGCCTTCAACCATCGCTCCATGTCAAGCACTCGAATCACCGATGCGGCCTCATTGGGCAGCAAGCCGTTAGGCAACATCCCACTTGGTGGCTGTCCACAACCCTCATGCTCGCCCATGCAAACCTAAGCTTTCCCGTTGAAAACTCTTCCCTCTAAACCTAAAAACCCAACCCAACAATACACTACCACACCACTAACGGAGGCAACTCATGAGTAGAAATTTTGCTAATGAGATAGAACTAGagcaaaacaaacaacacaacacGGGAATTCTGTTCCCTCTCAATAACAGGAGCAGCAAAGTAAGACTTATCCAATTCTTGGTATGTTTCCAAATTAACACAAACAGGATATCACAGTGCACAACAGCTAATATCAACTAAATCCCAAAAAGGGCAAAAGCCAGTAATCAATAAATACCGAAACAAaagtaaatgaataaaaaatgtacggattttttttctctttttttatcttgatattttgaaaataacagTATAGTAGCTGAGATGATTAAAACCCTAACGGAAAGTGGTGAATCCAATTTCCGGAAGAGTTGGAGTGTGGGCGTAGCAACAGCGATGACAGAAACGCAGGGGGCAAAAATGGAAATGCAATGGTGGCATCAAATCCGATGGGCGCCGATCAAAAACAGCGTCGGAGAAAGAAGCGGTTCGAAATGCAGATTAATAGTTCAGGGTGCTGTGCTCCTTTCCTTATCGTTGTTTAAAATGGAGAAATTATTGACAAGCAGAGGATTGCAGAACAGAATCTGAggttagagagagagagagagagagagagagagagagaggagaataagaagaagaaacagGGAAATGAAGCAGGAAAGAGAGATATACAAGAAACagggagaagaaaattgaaaatggaagagaaaaatataataaaaacatttctttttctttatgggCTTTTTTGGTGTCTAATGGGCCTCATTGTggactttatttaaaattagaaacttGACAAGTAAAGTCAACAAAATTTTCGAATTGGTGCTTTGGAATTCGCTTGATGTTCATTTCTCCGACTCCTTCTTGTTCCTTAGTTTTACAACAAAGAGTAATTGTTAATTTCGTTCTATTCAATTACgtcttttttgaaaaagaaattgacaGGTTTTTACTATGAGTTGAAAACACTACTGGAGATGACGTCtgagaaaatattaatattttttatattacttatttaatCCATAAGCCAAGAAAATAAGTTATTGCTTTATAATTCACAGattttgggtttttattttttttttagaaacggATTGTTGCGCATAATCATcagtttttctatttctattagTTGTTCACTTAGATTTTCTTTTGAATCGAGATAAAGTCAAATACTAGATGTAGATACcactttgaataaaattttgaagattCGTGCGCTGTTACGTTCTGTCAAAGGTTAATCTTTTATGTTAGCTTTCATGGaatactattatatataataacagtaataataataataatatgaataatagtaatattattttttccatcCAGGGAGGGTAATTTGCATTTATCCAGTATTATCTTGCTTGTGGATGCTACGCAAGAAAAATCTATGGgaaattttcttctattttctataGGAATTATGGACATTTGTATGCACTAGGTTTTCCAATATGAGGTAACAGACACACATACACTGGTTATGTTGGATTTAGAATTATACATGACACAAAATGATGTATTTTGCTAATTAATCCCTtgatcttaattaatttgatcatGATCTATGGGAAGGGAACCTCGGATGAAATGaaaagcattttttttcaaacccctGTCACTATCTCCTTTGTCATCAAGCTGCATCTCTCCAAGTTCTGTTCATGACTCCATGAGTGTGGAGATGGAGATGTCAAAAGTGGCCACAACTGATTAATCCTTTGGCTCCTCACTCTGCGAAGGAGAATCTTAGAATGTTCCCTCAAGACTCCATTGACGGCTTTAAGGTAGTTACTGGAATCGTGGTCTCTCAAAATTGTACCTTCTGAACCGTACGCTGTTGGATCACTCAGAGTGTCAATAGGGTGTGGTTGATTCAGGAAAGTTCTAAGAACACTCGGAGAGTATCCAGGTTTAGTATTGTCCAGGGCATAGAAGGCACTTCCTCGAGGGAGCAAAGGATGTGGAGGAGACGTCTTCTCATCGGGTTGAAGAATGAATATTTTACCCAGTGGTGAATACAACAGCTTCTGAAAAATTTCCATAGAAAATCAATGAATGTTTTACCCACTAGTGAGAACATCAACCTGCCTGCATAAAGTTGGATTTTTTGAATGACTGTTATGCAAGAATTGATAGAGTGATGATGATGCTTACGTTTTTCAGCAGACAAGGATGTGAGCGAAAGGAGCTGTTCAAGCGCTTAAGAACTACAGCTACATGATTTGGGTAATTGCAGGAGAAAGCCCTGGGAACAATATCTCTATGCATCATCACACAGTGGATGTGGCTCTCGTCTAGGCCTAGCTCATGGATAATTTGATGGCCTCCACAGAATACAAATGGTGAGCCAAAAGTCACAACTGGTCGAAGAGTGGAGGGACTCACAACCTTGTTTGTCAACAGCATCAGATGAACCAAAAGAGAGAGACTGCCCCCGAGGGAGTGCCCGGTGAATTGAAGCTTTGCACGATCCCCGTATCTCTTCAGATGATCCATTATTGCGGGCATGAATTGCTCGTATATTCCTTTTGCAGCTTCATAAATTCCTCTGTGAACAAGTACATCTGTACCCTGCAAGAGAATAGATCATGAGCGATTCGGTATTTTTCTTACCAAATTCAAGATATAGAACAAGGAATGAGTATCTCCATAAATTAAGAATTATTCTCACCTCAAATTTTGTGGGCTCAAAAAACAGGTTTGCTTGCCAAGATGCCAGGGAGTCTGACCCCTGcaacatagaacaaaatttcacGGGTCAAACTTCAACAATGTATAGCCTTACGGTACAGAACCAAAATAGCAAAAGGAGTGATTAAGGAATGACCTGAATCACAAAGCATCGAGTATGATTGCTGGGATCATCACAAATAAACCATTCACAGGGTGAGGAATGAAGTGACTGGAGTTCATTTGCCGCTTCTTGTTTTTCCTTCTCCCCTGCTGCAACCACTGCTGTCATTGTGGATGCTGCTACATACGCAGCAACCTCTGATTTGTAGCCTCGCGAAGTGCCTTCCAACTCTTCTCGAGGTGACTCTCCTCCTAGGCTAGACTCTTCATTTTCACTCTTTTGTGACTTAGCAGCAAGGTACAAGAGGTCCTTAGCTCGTAATTGAACATAAGAGGCAGCTGAGGTAGCGATATCATAAGCAAGTTGGATTTGAGGCTTCTGTGCATTTTCTTTGCCTTTCTTTGTGACACCTTGAGAGGCTACAGAGTCGTCTATAGGAACGCGAGTGGAGTCCTGGTCaagtttcatttttaacttAGCCACTTGGGCCTTCTTCTCCAAAGAAGATGTTATAAATTGAAGGTTGTAGTATCGTCGCAAGTCCTTAGCCTGCAAATCATTGGCAAGAGTtgttgtttgtttctgtttcTTTATCGATTATTCATACatgaaaaaggaaaacgaaAAAGCACATGCGAAGCTCCCTCATATTATGCAGATCTTGAAAAGAAATTGACAAGTTATCCGACCATTGGTGAATGCTTACCTTGATTTGAGGTATTACGTAGGCCATGTTGCACAGGAAAGCGAGTTGAGAGTACAGTTGGGTATCAGACCATGGCACTTCAACCAGAAATTCTGAGAACGAGTCACGATCATATGTCACTTcctcctcatcttcatcttcacccACCACACAAACACCGTCATCTCCATTACATTCGCATTCCTCGTAATTATTGTCCTTGCATATCACATTTGGATCCATGCTTTCTTTTGGCAGTCTATTTCGCCAATGTTTCTTGATTTCCATAAGCCTCTCCACCCAGTTGGCTCTATTTACTCGTTCTTCTTTGCTGCTTTCTACCATGCTTTCCTCAATAGTTACCTCCTTCTCCTTCACAACTATATCCCTGCTTGTTTCTGGATCAAACAGGAAGGAACGCAGCGAATTTGGAAGAATGGAGCCTGAAAATGGAAATGGGGAAGTTCCCGTTGACAGATTGCTCTTAAGTTTTGGTGTAACTGATGTGGCGTGTATGCGATTGATGGAGCAACATAGGTGGTTGTCAGAATAAGACCTCTGCATAATGGAACTCGTGCATAGTTCTTTGCTGGATTGAGAGCGACGAAGACCATTATGCTCTTTTGCAATGTCCATGGTTGCAGGGGTAGCAGCTGGAGAGGTAGGCATAGCAACTGCAGTGTACGCCATGCTTGTAATTGCTATGCGTAGGATAGCCAAATCCTTCACTGTATTTTGTCTCTGTAGATTACAAATAATTGAACCTCAAAGCCTGATATGTTGTGGTGTGGTGAGGTTATTGAAACAAGTCCAAACATATGAATATAGATTTTATAAGAAAACTGACAACAACTACGTTTCTTGTTATCAACGAGGATTTCTTAAAGATGTTGAAACTTCAAATCTACTCATTGTTAAATTAGTTTACCTATCAATGAACGCAACTCCTATACTAAGGTATAGACGAAAGCATCGTTAAGTGGTGTGTGTTAAGACCAAAGCCAAGACATAGTTAAGCTCGAAACCTTGCTTCTCGGAAAATATTGACCATAGGACCAGATTAATATAAGGAAAGACATGTCATGTTCGTAGAACTCTATGATTCTCAATGAAGACA
This genomic window contains:
- the LOC106754123 gene encoding uncharacterized protein LOC106754123 isoform X2 produces the protein MGEHEGCGQPPSGMLPNGLLPNEAASVIRVLDMERWLKAEERTAELIACIQPNPPSEERRHAVADYVQRLIMKCFPCQVFTFGSVPLKTYLPDGDIDLTAFSKNQNLKDAWAHQVHDMLQNEEKDENAEFHVKEVQYIQAEVKIIKCLVENIVVDISFNQLGGLCTLCFLEEVDNLINQNHLFKRSIILIKAWCYYESRILGAHHGLISTYALETLVLYIFHVFNNSFAGPLEVLYRFLEFFSKFDWDNFCVSLWGPVPIGSLPDVTAEPPRKDGGDLLLSKLFLDACSSVYAVFPAGQENQGQPFTSKHFNVIDPLRVNNNLGRSVSKGNFFRIRSAFAFGAKRLARLLDCPKEDLFLEVNQFFMNTWVRHGTGQRPDALSHDLWRLTSSSHDQSHGSDNLQKNNNKTENTCNHEFQVKGVHASQSVLSQHSILSSKSLSKSSGDSKANQNNARNFDQVKREANCNQGARVDKGQRNAKPSNAFNDVPGRLLFARTCSSPELTDSYGEIPRQGRHAKAPESGKGPASSATLENSHRKHLGSDMPASYAVRIDDSSGRKIISHQVLDSSADSNNGSNSYDNESGHGIVGEEFASVSGVGGTHMMHQEEQDLLNMMTSTATEGFSGQNQIPVNLAPGHIPLPLSPSILASMGYAHRNMGNIPLIESFNWGNNVQFPQGLVPSPWTPYFPGIGLTSNPEDLSETGNENFNSVEMSPAEADKDFWHEQERAGARGIDVDNGNFEMVPDDKRQSSSGGYNFIPSSHVGSSSNSATQPTFTKENRVSIREEHIDSPKYQDGRGNGPYFDERIANSWLPSEPSSSSFRSKTSSESSWEGPSAKSSKSTREKRGKKNTSSLPSAAYGKGKNVSDISSNLVDDENRQRAPLSTTASDMSDRSTGLLAVAPVHVPRQPVSGSEVVRTSGSDSVLPMAPVLISHGSRQRTGDNSGVVPLAFYPTGPPVPFVTMLPLYNFPTTQSSHTPTSNFHVEDADNNDRGQSFDSSEVHDLPEVLSSSNSMGRAAIDTVEPTLDILNGDFVSHWKNLQYGRICQNSRQPDSINYPSSVVVPPVYLQSRFPWDGPGRPQSANVNLFTQLMNYGPHLVPVAPLHSVSNRPANIYQRFIDDIPRHRSGTGTYLPNPVSVRDRHSTSTRRGNNNYDRSDQHGEREGNWNVNSKLRTSGRNHYRSQAERSSSRPEKLPTGESHSERSWGSHRPDSFVSHQSGPVQLNTSQNSLSNLAYGMYSLPGLRPSGISSNGPTIPPVVMWYSYDHNAGYGTPAEQLEFGTLGPMGFPGVNEVSLINEGSQSGGAFEEQRFNGGTAQQSSPDQPASPKFRRGL
- the LOC106754123 gene encoding uncharacterized protein LOC106754123 isoform X1, coding for MGEHEGCGQPPSGMLPNGLLPNEAASVIRVLDMERWLKAEERTAELIACIQPNPPSEERRHAVADYVQRLIMKCFPCQVFTFGSVPLKTYLPDGDIDLTAFSKNQNLKDAWAHQVHDMLQNEEKDENAEFHVKEVQYIQAEVKIIKCLVENIVVDISFNQLGGLCTLCFLEEVDNLINQNHLFKRSIILIKAWCYYESRILGAHHGLISTYALETLVLYIFHVFNNSFAGPLEVLYRFLEFFSKFDWDNFCVSLWGPVPIGSLPDVTAEPPRKDGGDLLLSKLFLDACSSVYAVFPAGQENQGQPFTSKHFNVIDPLRVNNNLGRSVSKGNFFRIRSAFAFGAKRLARLLDCPKEDLFLEVNQFFMNTWVRHGTGQRPDALSHDLWRLTSSSHDQSHGSDNLQKNNNKTENTCNHEFQVKGVHASQSVLSQHSILSSKSLSKSSGDSKANQNNARNFDQVKREANCNQGARVDKGQRNAKPSNAFNDVPGRLLFARTCSSPELTDSYGEIPRQGRHAKAPESGKGPASSATLENSHRKHLGSDMPASYAVRIDDSSGRKIISHQVLDSSADSNNGSNSYDNESGHGIVGEEFASVSGVGGTHMMHQEEQDLLNMMTSTATEGFSGQNQIPVNLAPGHIPLPLSPSILASMGYAHRNMGNIPLIESFNWGNNVQFPQGLVPSPWTPYFPGIGLTSNPEDLSETGNENFNSVEMSPAEADKDFWHEQERAGARGIDVDNGNFEMVPDDKRQSSSGGYNFIPSSHVGSSSNSATQPTFTKENRVSIREEHIDSPKYQDGRGNGPYFDERIANSWLPSEPSSSSFRSKTSSESSWEGPSAKSSKSTREKRGKKNTSSLPSAAYGKGKNVSDISSNLVDDENRQRAPLSTTASDMSDRSTGLLAVAPVHVPRQPVSGSEVVRTSGSDSVLPMAPVLISHGSRQRTGDNSGVVPLAFYPTGPPVPFVTMLPLYNFPTTQSSHTPTSNFHVEDADNNDRGQSFDSSEVHDLPEVLSSSNSMGRAAIDTVEPTLDILNGDFVSHWKNLQYGRICQNSRQPDSINYPSSVVVPPVYLQSRFPWDGPGRPQSANVNLFTQLMNYGPHLVPVAPLHSVSNRPANIYQRFIDDIPRHRSGTGTYLPNPKVSVRDRHSTSTRRGNNNYDRSDQHGEREGNWNVNSKLRTSGRNHYRSQAERSSSRPEKLPTGESHSERSWGSHRPDSFVSHQSGPVQLNTSQNSLSNLAYGMYSLPGLRPSGISSNGPTIPPVVMWYSYDHNAGYGTPAEQLEFGTLGPMGFPGVNEVSLINEGSQSGGAFEEQRFNGGTAQQSSPDQPASPKFRRGL